The DNA window GGGGCTCGGTCGCACGCTGAAATCCCACCACGTGAGGCAGGAGCACCGCGTGAGTTGCGGCGTGGGGCAACGCAAACATGCCCCCGAGCACGTGGCACAACTTGTGGTGCAGACCGGCTCCGGCGTCGGCGAGAGAGAGCCCGGCGAGGTAGGCGCCCTCGAGCGCAGCTTCCCTCGCCTCGGCGTCATCCGGTCGCGCGGTGAGCCGCGACAGACTGGACGCGAGCAGACGCACGGCCTCTTCGGCGGCCAGAGCCGTGGCTCGATCGAGGGTCGAGGACCACAGCGCTTCGACCGCGTGAGCCAGCGCGTTCCACAGGCTGGTCATGGTGATCGCGCGCGGAAGCGCGGCGGTGAGGTTGGGATCGTAGACCACGAGGGCCGGACGCACGCGTTCATCGCGCCCGGTCTTCTTCTGCCCGCCTTCGGTCATGCCGTAGATGGGAGTCATCTCGGAGCCGGAGTAGGTGGTCGGCAGCGCAATCACCCGCACGCCGCCGTCGAGCGCGAGGGCCTTGGCCAGCCCAATGGCGGAGCCACCCCCGAGCGCGAGCACGCTGTCGGCACCGACTCGCAGAAGCTCTCGGCGTGCCTCGGCGACTACCTCCACCGGAACGTGTTCCCGAGCGATGTTCAGGACACCCACTGAACACGCGCCAAGCCGGCCGCTCAACAGCTCTGCCGCGGCGTTTCTTCCCGCAGTACTCACCACGAGAACGCGCTCAGCCCCCAGAGCCGCAATGTCGCTGGCGATTCGTTCACTCGAGCCCGCGCCAAAGACAACCCGCGTTTTGCCTCGTTCAATCGTGAAGCTCCGACTCATGATCACTCCGGCCCCGACGTGCTTGTTACCGCGGTAAGACTGAGCATAGCCTCGCCGCCCCTACGGGGAGGAGAATCTACATGAAGCTGTATTTCCATCCGGTGTCCACTGCATCGCGTCCGGTCGTGTTGTTCTGCACCGAGGCCAACATCGCTTACGAACCCGTCGTCGTCGACCTCATGACGGGCGCTCACCATCAAGAGCCCTTCATCAGCCTGAACCCCAGCGGCTTGGTCCCGTTCCTGGACGATGACGGTTTCCGCCTGAGCGAGTCGTCGGCGATGCTCAAGTATCTGGCCGAGAAGTTCGACTCACCGGCTTACCCGAAGGACCTCAAGGCTCGCGCACGCGTCAACGAGGTCATGGACTGGTTCAACACTCAGCAGTACCGCGAGCTGGGATACAACCTGGTTTACCCGCAGTTGTTCCCTCACCACAAGCGCGAGCCCGAGACCGCGCAGATGGCCACCATCGAGCGAGGCAAGGAGAAAGCGGAACACTGGCTCAAGGTGCTCGACCAACACGTGATCGGGAATCACAAGTTCCTGTGCGGCGACGAGATCACCATCGCCGACTATTTTGGCGCTGAGATCCTCGCTGTGGGCGACTTGGTCGGTGTCAGCCTTGCGCGCTTCCCCAACGTCGATCGCTGGATGAAGACGATGCGGGCACTACCGAGCTGGAACAAGGTCAACGAGGCCAGCGACGGCTTCGCGGCCTCGCTCAAAGAGAAGAAGTTCGTCACTATCTCGGCGTGACGGCTTTTCCGGAGACCATCCCGGAGCTCTTCGCGTGGCGGGCGGCCCAGCCGTCCGCCACGTGGCTTTTCTACGAGAGCGACTGCTGGACCTACGGCGACGTCGCAGATCTGGTCGACCGTGTGGCCGTCGGGCTCGCCGAGCGTGGTGTCGTGCACGGCGATCGCATCGCGATCCTGCTCCCAAATCACCCGCGGGCGCTGTTCACGTGGTTCGCCGCGAACCGTCTCGGCGCGATCGCCTGTTTCGTGAACCCCGCCCAAACGCCCTTCGAGGTTGCCGCGTTCCTCCGGCTCGCCCGGCCCCGTGTGCTGGTCGCGGACGAACACGAAGCGCTGGCCGAAGTTGCCAGCGCGGCGCTCCCGGACGGAGCGCGCCCCATCATCGCGAGCACGGCGGAGCTCGGGCAGAGAGGCAGAGGGGCACCCGAGGTCGCCGTTACTCCCGACGACGTGGCGGTGCTGATCGCAACCTCCGGCACCACTGGAGCGCCGAAGGCCGTAGCCCAGACCCACCGGACCTACACCCTCACGGCCGAGGCCTTCCCAGCATGGCTCGGTCTCGATGCAAGCGACCGCCTTCTGGTCGCACTGCCGCTCTTTCACATCAACGCGCAGGCGTACTCTACGCTGGGAGCGCTGGGCGCAGGCGCGAGCCTGGCGCTCGTCCCCAAGTTTTCGGCGTCGCGCTTCTTCAAAGAAGCCAAGCGCCTCGCTGCGACACAGGTCAACGCGGTGGGCGCAATGGTTCATATCCTCGCCGCCGCGGAGGCGCGCCCGAGCGATCGCGATCACCAGCTCCGCACCTTGTACGCCGCGCTCGCCCTTCCCGAGGCGCAGCATCGTGCCTTCGAAGACCGTTTCGGCCTGCGCATGCTCGTCGGTTACGGAATGTCCGAAACCACGTTCGGTACGATCTGGCCGCGGGAGCTCCCGCCTCGCTACGGCAGCATGGGCACGCTGCGACAGCACCCGCGCCTCGGCGAGATCAACCGGGCGCGCGTGGTTCGCGCGGATGGCACCGACGCCGCGGACGGCGAGGCGGGCGAGCTCTGGCTCCAGAACCCGGGCAGCCTGCGCGAATACTTCGGTTCGAGCGCAGAGACGGCGCTCACCTTGGCCGGCGGTTGGCTGCACACGGGCGACCTCGTGCGCCGAGACGCCGACGGGTTCTTCACGTTCGTGGCCCGCATGAAAGAACTCATCCGCCGCCGAGGGGAGAACATCTCCGCCGCAGAGATCGAGCTCGCGATGCTTGCTCACCCTTCTGTCGGGCAAGCAGCCGCGATTGCGGCGCCGTCAGCTTTGGGCGAGGACGAGATCGTCGCGTACGTTGCAGCGCGCGCCGGCGCCACGCTGGACCCGGAAGCCCTGAGGGACTTTCTGCGGACGCGCCTGGCCGAGCACAAGCTCCCCAGCGTCATCCACGTGCGCGCCAGCCTTCCGAGAACCGCCACCGAGCGCATCGCGAAGCACCTGTTGAAGTGAACCCGTCGCGTCGCGCCTCAGCCAACGACGACAATCTCGGTCTTCACCGAGTTGGCGATGAAACACTGCTCGTGCGCCCGGTGATGAAGCTCCGCGAGCGTCGCGGCGTCGGGTACGGTCGAAAATCCGATCACCGGCCGGAGCTCGACCCGGCTGACCCACGGAACACCCTGTGGGTTCTTGGTCATGAAGCCCACGGCTTCGTCGGTGTACTCGGTCACGATGAGCCCTCGCCGCTGGGCAAGGTAGAGGAACGTGAGCAGGTGGCAACTGGCGATGGCTGCGACGAACGCCTCTTCCGGATCGACACCGGCCGGATCCGAGAACGGTGGCTTCACCACTGCCGGGCTCGGTGAGGCCAAGACTTCCACGCCGCCGTCGAAGCGCCAGCGATGCACACGAGAGTACTTGCCTGAGGCAAACCCATCGTCGTTGCTCTGCCAGTGGACGCTTGCGCGATGCTCACTCATGCCGGAGTCCCGTCATCGGTCGGGGGGATGTCGGCGTCGACGGCCTTGAGGACCTCCGCCAGAAAATCGAGGACCGCCCGAATGCGGGCCGACTTCATCAGGTCCTCGTGCACCGCCTGCCAGATCACCCGGGGTGTCGGGGTCGTGTCGCTCGGCACCGGAACGAGCGCGGCGTCGGACTCCGCCACCGCACGGGGCAAGAGAGCCATGCCGAGCCCTGCGACGGTCGCGCTGAAGATCGAGCTGACACTGTCACTCCGCAGCACGATCCGCGCACCCGTCCGGCGCGCGTCGAACCAGGCGTTCTCGAGCGCGAACGCCGGGGCGTCGGCGAACAGGATCACCGCGTGGCCGCTGAGCCCTGTGGCGTCGAGGTCCGGCAGGCCGTTCTGCTCCACGTAGTCTCGCGAGGCATACAGCGCGAGAGGGATCGTCGTCAGTCGCCGAATCACGATGCGCTGTTCCCGTGGGCGGGCCAAGCGCAACGCAATGTCGGCTTCCCTGCGCGCCAGGCTGACGCTGCGCGAGGTGCACGAGAGCTCGAGCGTGATGTCCGGGTGGCGCTCCGCGAGCCGGGGCAGGTGCGGCGCGATGAACCGCGTGCCGATCATCTCCGTGACGCTCACCCGCACTCCTCCCGCCGCCCGCTGATCAGCACCGAGTAGCTGACGCTCCACCGCCAGCGCCTCGGCTTCCATGCGCTCCGCGCTCGGCAAGAGCTCGCGACCCTCCGGTGTGAGCAGCCAGCCATCCGGCGTGCGGTCGAAGAGCCGGAGGCCGAGCTGCTCTTCGAGCGCACCCATGCGCCGGCTGACGGTGGTCGCATTGATCTGCAGGCGCTGGGCGGCGCGGGCCAGCGTCTCCGTGCGGGCCAGGGCCAGAAAATGCCTGAGGTCGTCCCAGTCCATGTCGCGGCTCGACAATAGGCGAAACATACCCCTGCCTTCTTGCAGTTTCGAACTGCGAAAGCGCTGGGAGCAGAGTTGCCGGTCGGGTCTTAGGACTGTGTGCAGCAAAGGAGCCTCCCATGATCGAACCGGAACACATCGCGACTGGCGGCCGACCCCTGACCCTGACCGCCGACGACGGCTGGAAGCTGGGCGCGACCCTCTTCGAGGCGCGCTCTGCAAAGACCACGGTGGTGATTCACGCGGGGACGGCCGTGCCGCAGCGGTTCTACCTGCGCTTTGCCGCGCATTTAGCTCGGCGTGGGCACCAGGTGTTGACCTACGACTACCGCGGGGTCGGTGCATCACGGCCCGACACGTTGCGCGGGTTCGACGCCACCATGTCCGACTGGGGAAACCTCGACGCGCCCGCCGCCCATCGAGCCGCAAGACAGCACGCCGGGTCAAAGCCGGTCGTCTCCCTGGGTCACAGCTTCGGTGGCCAGCTGGTGGGTCTGAGCGACGAGGTTCACGACGTGGCGTTCGCGTTCTTCGTGGGAGCACAGCTGGGCTGGGTTGGACACTGGCCGTTGTTCGAACAGCTCCGCCTGCGCGCGATCTGGGGTGGCGCGGTCCCGGCGTTGACGGCTGCGTTCGGCTACCTGCCCGGGCGTGCGGGCCTGGGCGTCGACCTACCAAGCGGCGTCGCGCGGCAATGGGCGGAGTGGGCAACCCATCCTGACTACCTCGCGGGGCACGTCCCCGACGCCGCCGCGCGCTTCGCACGCTTTCGAGCGCCGGCCGTCTTGTACTCGTTCACCGACGACGACTACGCGCCCCGAGCTGCAGTCGACCGCTTCCGCAGTCGTCTGCTCTCGTCGGACGTCACTCACCGCCGTCTGGCACCCGCCGATGCTGGACTCACCAGCATCGGGCACTTCGGATTCTTCCGAGCGGGAGCGGAGGACAGCCTGTGGCGTGAGGCCGTGACGATCCTGGACGCCGTTGCAGAAGCTCGCCCGCTGCCGGTCGCGAGCTCCAGTCCCCACGCATGGAAGCTCGAGGCTTCGGATATCCGTGCCGATCTCGAATACGGGCGGGACTGAAGGCGGTTGCGACGCGCGGGCGCCGTTCATGGCCCCGGGCGGCGTTCAGATGGTCCAAATCGCGCGCGCGCTCTCCCGGACCGTGGCGACGACGACATCGAATTCGGCGAGCTCGCGCACGCTAGCAAGAGCCGGGCAATGCTCGAGCCAGTCGAGATCGACCAGCGCCGATTTGGCGGCGTCTTCCAGATGCCTCAACGCGCCGCGTTTGTCCTGATTGAGCCCAGCGATTTCGGCCGCCAGCTGCTTGGCGTAGGTGAAGAACCGCTGAGTCTGGAACTGCGACATGATTTCGTCCAGGTGATGACTGGTCGCAGCGTAGGCGTCGGGCGAGAGCGCGCAGTCACAATAGGTCTTCAAGAAGCGCAAGGCGGCGTGCGGGTCGGGGGCCACGACCTCGCGTTGCCTGGCCAGTTCCTCGCGGTCCCCCCGCCAGGCCGCCACCCGAATCCGGAGCTGCGTGATCGTTACATTCCGCCCCACCGACCGCGTCTGAGCGAGCGACAGCATCCGATCGTAGTCTTCCGTCAAGCCGCGCAGCGCGAAGTACCGCGCAAGATCCACCGGCGCCACGGTCAGCAAGGGGTCTAGCTTCATGGCGGCGGTGAGCCGACGTTTACCCTCTTCGGTTCGACCTGCTTCGCACTGCAAATGCCCCAGGTATTCCTGGGCGCTCGCGGCAGTCGGCGCGAGGATCAGGGCGCGACGGAGGTGTGCCGCTGCGGAGGTGTAGTCGCCCGCCTGCGACGCAGCGATCCCCGCCGCGAGCTGGGTCTCGGCGAAACCCGGAGCGCCCTCGAGGGCCGCGGCCAGTGCTTCCTCGACGACCGCGTTGTCCTGCGCCTGGGTCTCGACGGTCCCGGCAAATCGCCGACTGGCGGCGGCGAGCGCGCGGGCCGCGAGCGCTGGCCCGAACCCAGGTGCTTTCTTCACCGCCTCCGTCAAGGTCGAGAGCGCGTCGCCGGACATGGTGCGAAACGCTCGGCGGCCGGCCAGGTAGAGCTCGATGGCCTCGGAGGAGGCTTGGCCTCTCGATTCGGCTATTTCGATCTCCACCCGGAGTGCCTCCGCGATCCGATGCCCTACCTCCTCTTGGAACGCGTACACATCGACCAACGCGCCGTCGAAGCGCTCGGACCAGAGTTGGACTCCGGTGGCTACATCCACCAAACGCACGGTGACTCGCAGCACGTCGCCCCGGCGCTGCACGCTTCCATCGACAATGAGATCCGCACCAAGCTGGCGACCCACCTCGCCCGAATCGAAAGAAGAATCGAACTTCATGGTGGCGCGGTTGGAGAGGACGCGAAGGCCACGAGCGCGAGTGAGCACGTCGATCAACTCCTCGCCAATTTCCTCGCCCAAATCCGCCACCACTTCGCCGCGCTCGCGGAACGGGAGCACCGCAAGCACACGCCCGCTGTCCGGCAAAGGGGCAAAGGGCGCCGCGGTGCCTGTGTTTCCCGGAGCCGCGGACGGTGTGACGCCGAAGCTCACCGTTGCTTCGGCGTGGGTCGCCTCCGCGGAGAGGAACCCGCGAAGCAGCGTCGCCACCACTTCAGCCGACGCGGGCCGGTCCCTTGGCGCGGGCGAGAGGAGCTTGGCAACGAGCTCGACGAGCCGGGGCGGCTGACCGCCCAGGTCGAGCTCCGCGGGCACGCCCTGGAGGCGGGCGAGCACGTCACCGCGCCCCCCTCCCCAGCTCGGTTGCCGGCCGGCCAACACGTGGTGCAGCACAAGGCCGAGAGCGTAGAGATCCGTACGCTCGTCGAGCGCACCCTCGCAGAGCTGCTCTGGAGCCATGTAAGCCGGAGTGCCCAGCGCGCCCTGCGTGAGCTTTTCGTCGTCTGCCGCCCGCGCGATGCCGAAGTCCAGGATGACGGCGCGTCCGCTCTCCTCCACGATCACGTTGGATGGCTTCAAGTCGCGGTGGATCACCCCGGCCACGTGAGCTGCGTGGAGACCATCGCAGATCTGAGCGCCGATGTCCGCGACCTCTCCGAGAGACAGCCTCCCGCGTGCTCTCACCAGCTGACCGACACTTTGCCCCTCGACGAGCTCCATGGTCAGGAACCAGGTGCCGTGACAGCTCCCGATGTCGTAGGTGCGAGCCGCGTTCTTGTGAGTGATACGGCGCGCCAGCCGCACCTCGCGCTGAAATCGGGCCTCTTCGGTCTCGGCGCCTCGGATGAGGAGCGTCTTCAGCGCGACGCTCTCGCCAAGCACCCTGTCGTGCACGCGATAGACGGCACCCATGCCGCCGCGTCCGAGGATCCCCTGCACTTCATAGCGCTCCGCCAGCACGGCGCCCATCGGGAGGACTTCGGGCGGCTGCATGCGTTCGGAGCTTAACCGCCGCGGCGTCGGCTACGAAGCTCGGCCGCATTTCAGCGACAATGTGAGCCACAAACCCCTCGCGCCTGGGCGGCGGCGCGGCGCGCAGCAACACTCGGCGGCGTAGACCGAGAGCGTCAGTTGCCCACGACGTCGAGCTTGGCGTCGTAGAGCAGATGCCCCAGACGTGGCTCCTCGATCTCGATGGAGTAGTCGTTGGGCACTCGAATCGCGAACGACTTCGACTTGGGAAACAACACGCGCACGGCCTTGTCGTCCCCGAGGATCTGCACTTTCAGCGCGGCGTCTCCGTCATTGACGAGCTCGACGGGGGTCTTGTGCAGCACGGTCAGCGTCTTGCCGGTTCGGTGGTAGGTGTAAAACCAGACCTTGTCCTGGGCATCCTTCTTGAAGCGAACCACGTCGGCAAAGAAGTTGGAGCGCTCCTTCTTCAGACAGGCCGCCTTCGCATCTTCGGCGACACCCCCGCACTTCTTCTGGTCGGTCTCGGTGGGCGCGGAGTTTGGGTAGTTGATCACGTAGGCGACCTTCGCTCCGGTCACGGTGTCGACGGGCGACCGACTCGGTTTCTCGCCCGAGGGTGGTGGGGCCGCGGGCGCAGCGGCGCTGGCCGGCGGAGCCGGTGATTTCGCCGGAGGGCCCGCGGGAGTTTCCGATGCAGACGTCGCCGGCCCTGGCTCCGGCGGCGCCGCACTCGGCGCGGCCGTTTGACCGCCACCGCAGCCCACGAAGATCAGCGACAGGAGGACGGCGGACCACTGACTCGAGACGTTGGGCATGAACAGGGCTCCCATTTCAGGGCCCGCGCATACACCGAAAGTCCTTCACCTGGCGAGGCCTGTCTCGCCCTGCCCCACAACGCGGCCTCAGTGGCAGAGTGATCCGCTGGGCGACCAGCAGTTGTCGCGCACACCGCTCATGCCAAAGGTGCTGTCTCCGACCTCACGCCGGACCGCGCGCAGAATGCTCAGCCACGAGCTCTTGTTCTTGCGGTTGAGCGACCAGGCGATGCGCGCCAGCACCGGCGCCGCGAACTCCTCGGTGCTGGCCGAGACCTCGACCACGCTGGAGAGCATGTCGAGGTTCTGCCAGCCGCCCTTGCCGTTCAAGATCGGGCGAACGTAGTACTCGTAACCGAGACAGCCGCCGTAGAGGAAGATCTGGTAGTCGTTCGAGTAGTTGGGGCGCTCCCAGAAGTCGCTGGCCCCGAGCATGCTGTGGCCGTCATAGGTGACGATTTCGTGCTCGCCGAGCGCTTTCTGGAAATTGTCGAAGTGAGCCTCGTCGTCGAGCCCGGCGAAGTCGAAGGGTGAGTACAGATCAACCACGAAGTCGACGCTGCCGATGTGTTTGCTGAAGCGCCGACCGACGGGTGCGGGGGTCACCTCGGAGAAGCCGCCCTCGCGCAGCCATTTGGCCATGCGCCCGAGCGCCACCATTCCGGGATCGGTCTTTTTCACCGGCCCATCGTCAATCTGCCCGAAGAGCACCACGGCGGTGACCTTGCCGTCGGCCACCAGACGGTCGTACTCCGGATACGTCGTCTTCGGCGCTGCGAACATCTTCGACACGGTCAGGGACAGTTTTTGAGTGGGTAGCTTGCAGGTGGTCTTCTCGGGGTTCCACAGGTACCAGTACACGGACTGATCGAGGCCCATGTGGTGGTCGTAGTCGGCGCAGGTCTTGTCCGCCTTGCTCATGACGTTGAAAGGATTCAGCGGGACGGTCGCGTCGAACTTGCTGCCCTTCGCCACTCCATCTGCCGCGCCGTGCAACAGCACCGCGTTCACGCCGCGGATCCGAAAGTGAGTCAGCTTGGCCGAAGCGACGTTCGCCGCCTTTGCCGCGGTCATCCACTGCCCGTCGACGCGCCACTCGACCCGCTCGGCGGAGGTCGAGTCCTCAGCGAGTGACTCGAGGTAGAAGTCGCCGTGTTTGCGCAGGTAGGTCGTGGCGAACTGCCCGAGGAATGCCGGAGCCTCCATCACACGAGATGTGGGCGCCTCGACATCCGCTTCGAGGTCGACCTCGACCTCGACACCGTCCGGATTGACATAACCCGTGTCGGCCTTTCCCTCGTCGGTGAACTCCACCAAGAAGGGGTTCTCACCCGGCGCGCTCGGGGCGCCGGAGTCCGAGTTGGCAGAGCAAGCGGCGACGGCGCTGCCGAAGAGTGCGACGACGATGAGGGAGTGAAGTTTCATGCTGCCTCCTGCGGACCACATGAACCTACATCGTCTTACATAAGCGCACAACACAAATATTTGTCTTTCATTTCAGGTGTGTAGAGCACTCGATTCGGAACCCGCTCAAACATAGGCGTGGTCTTATGTAGGTGTTTAGTCTACATCGGAACCATGCCTCGGGTCATCCGGCTGATGCTGCTCGGTATCCTGCTCACCGCCTGTTCGTCGACTCCGCGCGACGACGGCCCGTCCGACACTCCATCCGAGCGGGGGCCCATCGGAAAAGCCGATAGCGCCGGAAGCTGCAAGACGGCAACGGCGACCTCGTGCGGAGGGCGAAGCACCAGCGGCGCCTGTTACTGCGATGCAAGCTGTACGGAGTACGGAGACTGTTGCAACGACGCCAAGTCCGTCTGTGGCATTGGAACCGCGAAGCCGCAGTTCGGTTACGACCTCGTGTCGACAGCGCTCGACGTCGACCTTTCGAAGCGTACCGCCCGCGCGACTCTGCGAGTGAACGACGCTGGCCAGAACGGTGTTTCATTCGAGGCCAAGGGGCTCGTGATCAATCAGGTGGAGGCCGCGTCCGGTCCGTTGTCTTTCGAGATCGTGGACGGACGCCTGGATGTGGCGCTGCCCCCGTCGACCGCGCCCACCGATGTCACGGTCGACTACACTTTCACCAAACAGTCCAGCTTCGACGGGCTGCTCGCCGGAGGCTCGACCTTCGTCTGGCCCTATTTCTGCGGCAACCTGTTCCCGTGCAAGAGCGACCCATCGGATGGGATGCGCTTCGACCTGAACGTGCACGGCGCGCCGAGCGGGCAGTCCGTGGTGTTCCCGAAGCAGGTGACCGCCGATGGCCCGTCCTACATGCTCGCGTGGGCCACGGGAAAATACAGCCACAAAGACCTCGGCACGACGACGGCGGGCACGAAGGTCTCCGTCTACTACCTGCCGGGCGACGAGGCGGTGGTCGACAAGGGAACCGCCTCACTCACCAAGGGCTTCGACTGGTACGAAAAGACCCTCGGCGCGTACAGCTTCGGTGAAGAAGTCGCGTCCGTCTCGGTCACCTGGGGCCCGGGGGCCTACGGAGGCATGGAACACCACCCGTTTTGGCACGTCGGCCGCGACTCGATGGGCGACAAGACCACCCACTTGCACGAGGCCGCTCACGGCTGGTTTGGCGATGGTGTGCGTCTGGCCTGCTGGGAAGACTTCGTGCTGAGTGAGGGCACCGTGAGCTATCTCACCGCTCGCGCTGCCGGCTCGGCCGAGGGCGCGACCGCCGAGACCGCCGTGTGGAAGGACTACGAGCAGGACCTCGAGAACGCCGTGGCGGAACGGGACCACGTGGCCTGGCCGACGACGTGCAACGAGGTGGACATCCTGAAGGACCTCTTCACGTCGGTTCCGTACATGAAGGGAGCGTTCTTCTACCGCGCCGTGGCGAAGCAGGTCGGCGTCGACGTGCTGGACCAGGTGATAGGCAAGTTCTACCTCGCGCACGTGGGCAAGGCGGCGCGGATGCAGGAGATGCTCGATCTGATCAAGGCAGAAACCGGCTTCGATCCCGCTCCGCTCGCCAAGGTGTGGTTGCGGCAGAAGGGGATCCCGGCGCACTGAGCTTCGAGCCCGACCGGTCTCGAGGCCCCCAACCCTTTCCTCAGCCGAGTAACCCGCGCTTGTGGCGGCCGGGGCGCAGCGTTAGGTCGGCACGAGCATCGAGCCCGTTCGGGACGAATCCCATGACGCTGCGCAAACCCACCTCCGAAGCGTTCCGCCGCTTGTTCTGGGCGACACCGCTCGCCCTGACACTCGGCGCGACGGCGTGTTTTGCTCTGCCGAATACCGGACCCACTCCGGTGAGCCGCGCCGAGCTCTATCAGTCCAGTGAGCCGGAGTACGACGCGTTCTTCAAGGAACTGCACGACGTCCAGATGACGGTGGTTGCTGCGTCGAACGAACAACTCGCGGCGCGACGCGCTCTCGCGACGGAGCTCGGACTCGACCCGCGTGCCTCGATGGAGCTCATCACTGCGCGCTTCGAGAAGCAGCTCGACGAGCTGGCGAAACACGGCTCATCGTTGCATGTCGAGTTCATCGGACTCGATGAAGGCGCGAGCGAGACCGACGCAGTGGTCACTCTCTCCGATGCCTCGGGCAGCTCCAAACCCACCTCACTGAGCAAGGCGCTCGAGCAAATTGCCAAAGGCTCGGCCAAACTCGCGCTGCGGGTGCGCGCCGCCGCCAAGACGCTAGAGGCGCTCAAGAGCAAGCTGCCCGGGCTCGAGGGCGCGGTCGACGAGCGCTTCCGTCTCTTGGGTCCGGCGCGCACGAAGGAGACGCATCGCAACCTGACGGATGCGCGCATCACCCTGCCGTCGCTGACGTCGTCTCTCGCCATTGCCGACGAGAACACGCTCGCGATGATCACGCTCTTGAAGAAAGCGACCCCTGCCGAGAAGGCTGCCAAGGCACCCGCCGGGAAAGGCGCAAAGAGCCCCGCCACCAAGCCGCAGCCACAAAAGAAACCCGCCGGCTCCGGCAGCGGCGACTACGAGCCGTGACGACGCTCAATTGTAGGTTGCGGCGAGCATCAGGCTGAGCGCGTTGCTCGAATGCTCGGCGTGAAATTCGGGCCCGAGCAAGAACACCAGGTTGTCTTTCGCCTCGACGTGCTGCAGACGGAGCAGCGCTCCCATCGCCCACTGCTTGGCGATCCACCACTCTTGTCCGACGCCCACGACCAACCCGTACCCGGTAGCCCCGCCGGGTTTGTCGAACGCGCTAGGGGCAACACCGCTCGTCACCCCAAGGCCACCGCCCAGCTGGAAGTGAAGCCCGGCGTCCGGATCCGGGTAGTAGTCCACCAGGGGTCCATAGGTCGCGGTCACGTACGCGCCGCTGGTCTGAGTGTCGACGTCGCCGAAGTCTTGCTTGGACGTGTAGGCGACGTTGAGAAAAAACCCGCCCGCCAGGATCAGACCAGGGGCGAGCGCGCCCCCGACCGCGAGCTCGCTCGCTTGACCGACGCCGGTGACGGAGCCGTCGCGTTCGAAGCCGCTGAGCCCATCTTGCTTCAGGTGCACGCTATCTTTCAGGACACCTACGCCCAGCGCGAGGCGCAGGTAGAATCCGTCGTGGTGGTATTCGCCAGGCTGACGTGGCGGCAACGGGGCAGGTTGGGCGGCGCTCGGCAACACGACGAGTACCACCGCCCCGGAGAGCAGCACGGCCCGCCACCCTCGCATTCCGCCGAGCCCACACACTCCGCCAGCATACACGAGGGCGCGCTGGAGGATCAGGGCTCGGCCGAGCACGCTCTCACTTGCGCGCTCGGC is part of the Myxococcales bacterium genome and encodes:
- a CDS encoding peptidase M1, which codes for MPRVIRLMLLGILLTACSSTPRDDGPSDTPSERGPIGKADSAGSCKTATATSCGGRSTSGACYCDASCTEYGDCCNDAKSVCGIGTAKPQFGYDLVSTALDVDLSKRTARATLRVNDAGQNGVSFEAKGLVINQVEAASGPLSFEIVDGRLDVALPPSTAPTDVTVDYTFTKQSSFDGLLAGGSTFVWPYFCGNLFPCKSDPSDGMRFDLNVHGAPSGQSVVFPKQVTADGPSYMLAWATGKYSHKDLGTTTAGTKVSVYYLPGDEAVVDKGTASLTKGFDWYEKTLGAYSFGEEVASVSVTWGPGAYGGMEHHPFWHVGRDSMGDKTTHLHEAAHGWFGDGVRLACWEDFVLSEGTVSYLTARAAGSAEGATAETAVWKDYEQDLENAVAERDHVAWPTTCNEVDILKDLFTSVPYMKGAFFYRAVAKQVGVDVLDQVIGKFYLAHVGKAARMQEMLDLIKAETGFDPAPLAKVWLRQKGIPAH